A stretch of the Orcinus orca chromosome 1, mOrcOrc1.1, whole genome shotgun sequence genome encodes the following:
- the CTSE gene encoding LOW QUALITY PROTEIN: cathepsin E (The sequence of the model RefSeq protein was modified relative to this genomic sequence to represent the inferred CDS: substituted 7 bases at 7 genomic stop codons) has protein sequence MAKIVVEGLTDVGQRFEESVTETDQSFMKAESYGILGLGXPCLAAERVTPVFDTMAQKLVDLPVFSVYTSSDTGGGAGSKLIFRGXDHSHLSGNIDXVPVTKQVYWQIAVDTIQVGGTMMFFSEGCRPLWTQGPPSSQAPQAVASNCTDHWGRAHGQGIGRPLNRSSVFYFCTLWSVSTSVSCRMSPSPSMGSPTPTNQLPTPCCCLYSGNSWMEXSSXSVVFKVLTSNFQLGPSGPXAMYHXTVLLPLTMGITMWGWPQQSPKQGPCVSFDLKVSAAIDDPRLDPHYH, from the exons ATGGCAAAAATTGTT GTAGAAGGACTGACTGACGTCGGTCAGCGATTTGAAGAGAGTGTCACAGAGACTGACCAGTCCTTTATGAAGGCAGAGTCTTATGGCATTCTGGGCCTGGGATAACCCTGCTTGGCTGCTGAAAGGGTGACCCCAGTGTTCGACACAATGGCCCAGAAGCTGGTGGATCTACCCGTGTTTTCTGTGTACACGAGTAG TGACACAGGAGGTGGTGCAGGTAGCAAGCTGATTTTCAGAGGCTAGGACCACTCCCATCTCTCTGGGAACATAGATTGAGTCCCAGTCACCAAACAAGTCTACTGGCAGATTGCAGTGGACAC AATCCAGGTGGGAGGCACCATGATGTTCTTCTCCGAAGGCTGCAGGCCATTGTGGACCCAGGGACCTCCCTCATCACAGGCCCCTCAGGCGGTAGCAAGCAACTGCACAGACCACTGGGGCAGAGCCCATGGACAGGGAATTGGGAGGCCTCTGAATAGATCCTCTGTGTTCTATTTTTGTACACTCTGGAGTGTGTCAACATCAGTGTCTTGCCGGATGTCACCTTCACCATCAATGGGGTCCCCCACACCCACCAACCAACTGCCTACACCCTGCTG TTGCCTGTACTCAGG AAATTCATGGATGGAATGAAGTTCTTAATCAGTGGTTTTCAAGGTTCTGACATCCAACTTCCAGCTTGGTCCTTCTGGACCCTAAGCAATGTATCATTAAACAGTTTTATTGCCTTTGACCATGGGAATAACCATGTGGGGCTGGCCCCAGCAGTCCCCTAAGCAGGGGCCTTGTGTCT CGTTTGACCTAAAGGTTTCAGCAGCCATTGATGATCCTCGCTTAGATCCACACTATCACTAG